A segment of the Streptomyces sp. NBC_01235 genome:
GGATCGCGTGCAGGGCGAGGCCGTCGGTGAAGTCGTTGGCGTAGACGGACACGTACGCCTCGATGGCGTGGGTGAGGGCGTCGAAGCCGCTGTCGGCGGCCAGCGAGCGGGGCAGCTCGGTGGTGAGCAGCGGGTCGACGATCGCCACGCTCGGGGTGAGCGCGTAGTCGGCCAGCGGGTACTTCTTGCCGGTGGCGGGGTCGGAGATGACGGCGAACGGCGTCACTTCGGCGCCGGTGCCCGAGGTCGTGGGGATGCACACCAGGCGGGCGAGCTTGCCGAGGACGGGGAAGCGGAAAGCCCGCTTGCGGATGTCGGAGAACTTGTGCCGCATGTCGGCGAAGTCGACGTCCTTGCCCTCGGCCTGCTGCTCGTACAACAGCCACATCACCTTGGCCGCGTCCATGGGGGAGCCGCCGCCGAGGGCGATGATGGTGTCCGGGCGGAAGTCGCCCATCAGGCGGGCGCCGCGCCGGACCGAGTCGATGCTGGGCTCGGGTTCGACGTTGTCGATGACCTGGATGGTGACCGGCTCCCGGCGCCGCCGCAGCACGCGCTCGACCCGGTCGACGAGTCCGAGGCGGGTCATCGTCGCGTCGGTGACGACGGTGACGCGGTGGATGTCCGGCATGGAGGCGAGGTAGCGGATGGCCTGCGGCTCGAAGTAGATCTTCGGCGGGACCTTGAACCACTGCAGGTTGTTGCGGCGCACCGAGACCCTCTTGACGTTGAGCAGCTGGGCGGCGGAGACGTTGTTGGACACCGACGTGCTGCCCCAGGAGCCGCAGCCCAGTGTCAGCGACGGCAGCAGGCTGTTGTAGATGCCGCCGATGGCACCCTGCGAGGACGGGGCGTTGACGATGATCCGCACGGTCTTGATCCGCCTGCCGTACGCCTCCGCGAGCTCCATGTCCTCGGTGTGGATGACGGCACTGTGGCCCTGCCCGTGGAAGGCCACCATGTCGGCGGCCAGGTCGAAGCCCTGCTGTTCGGAGCCGGCGCGCAGGACGGCGAGGACCGGGCAGAGCTTCTCGCGGGTGAGCGGCTCGTCCGGGCCGACCCGGTCGGCCTCGACCAGGATGATCGACGTGTCCTGAGGCACGGAGAATCCGGCCTGCTCGGCGATCCAGGCCGGGCTCTGCCCGACGGCCGCGGCGTTGACCTTGGGCTCGCAGCCCGCGCCCGCGGCGCCGACCGGGAACAGGAAGGTCTCCAGCTTCGCCTTCTCCTCGGCGGTGGCCAAGTGGGCGTGCAGGGTGCGGAATTCGGTGAGGACCGCGTCGTAGACCTCCTCGTCGAGGATGACGGCCTGTTCGGAGGCGCAGATCATGCCGTTGTCGAACGACTTCGACAGCACCAGGTCGTTGACGGCCCGGCGCACGTCGGCGCTGCGGTGGACGTAGGCGGGGACGTTGCCGGCGCCCACGCCGAGGGCGGGCTTGCCGGCCGAGTAGGCGGCCTTGACCATCGCGTTGCCGCCGGTGGCGAGGATCAGCGAGACGCCCGGGTGGCGCATCAGGGCGCCCGTCGCCTCGACGGACGGGGTCTCGATCCACTGCACGCAGTGCTCCGGCGCGCCCGCGGCGACCGCCGCGTCCCGCACGATGCGGGCTGCCTGCGCGCTGCAGCGCTGGGCGGAGGGATGGAAGGCGAACACGACCGGGTTACGGGTCTTCAGCGCCATCAGCGCCTTGAAGACGGTGGTCGAGGTCGGGTTGGTGACGGGCGTGATCGCGCACACCACGCCGACGGGCTCGGCCACCTCGATCATGTCGTCGATGTCGTCGCGGGCGATGACGCCGACGGTCTTCATCGGGCCCATGCTGTGCGTGACGTACTCGCAGGCGAACATGTTCTTGGCCGCCTTGTCCTCGAAGACGCCGCGTCCGGTCTCCTCCACCGCCAGCCGCGCGAGTTCGGTGTGCTGGTCCAGCGCGGCGACCGAGGCCTTCTTCACGATGTGGTCGACCTGCTCCTGATCGAGCGCCTCGTAGTCGGCGAGTGCCTTGAGCCCGTTCGTCACCAGGTGGTCCACCGCGATGGCGATGTCGGACGGCGCGGCGGTGGGGCCGGTGGTCGCGCTGGGTTCGTCGTGGCGGGTCATGGGGGCGGGCCTCCGTCGTCGAAAGGGCGACGCCGCGGGGCGGCGGCGCGGGGGGAGGGAGCGGAAGCCCGGGAAGGGGGTACCGCTCCCACCAGCAGCGTCTCTCCTCAGCGACCCTCCCTCCCAGGTCCCGATGGTCCCTTCGTAGGGCTGACCGGCCCTGCGTCGAAGCGGAGGTTCAGCCTGTTGACGACGCCGACCACCCCGTCCACCCGATACGTCAGGCGGATCGCTTGCGGGACGGCGTCGCGTTCCTCCACGGACCCTTCGAGCGTGACCATGCCGTCCCGGACCGAGACGCCCACGCTGTGGGCCGGCAGGCCCAGCGCGCGGGTCACCACCTCGTCGCGGACCTCCTGGCGGATCTCGTCGTCCGTGCGCAGGAAGACCCGCAGCAGGTCGCGCCGGGTGGCGATGCCGATCAGCCGGTCCTCCTCGTCCACGACCGGGAGACGCTCGACGCCGTGACGCTCCATCACGCGCGCGGCGTCCGCGATCCGTTGCTCCGGATGCACGGTGACGGCGGGGCTCGACATCAGTTCCGCCGCCGTGGTGGCGCGGCCTTCGGCGCGCCGGGCGGAGCGGCCCAGCGGGAGCATCCGCCGGCGCCGTGGCGGGCCGTCCGCGGACCGGGCCGCCTGGCGGCGGATCAGATCGGTCTCGGAGATCACTCCGACCACCTTGTCGTCCTCGTCCACGACGGGCAGTCCGCTGATCCCATGCCGGTCCAGCAGCCTGACGACGTCCTTGAACGATGTCTCCCGGTGCGCCTCGACGACCTCACGGGTCATCACCTCACCGACGATGCGAGCCATGCCGCCCACCTCCTTTCACCTGCTGTCGCTGGTCTCCGTCGTGGAGAGCGCGGCACGTCCGGCCTCCAGCCGCGCGACCGGGACGCGGAACGGCGAGCAGGAGACGTAGTCCAGTCCGGCCGAGTGGAAGAAGTGGACGGAGTCCGGATCCCCGCCGTGCTCGCCGCAGACGCCGATCTTCAGGTCGGGGCGCGCGGCGCGCCCCTCGTCGACCGCGATCCGGACCAGCCGGCCCACTCCGTCGCGGTCGAGGGTCTCGAACGGTGAGGTGGCGAAGATGCCCCGGTCGAGATAGGCGGAGAAGAAGGCCGCCTCGACGTCGTCGCGGGAGAAGCCCCAGGTGGTCTGCGTGAGGTCGTTGGTGCCGAAGGAGAAGAACTCGGCCTCCTCGGCGATCCGGCCGGCCGTGAGCGCGGCCCGGGGCAGCTCGATCATGGTTCCGACCGGGCAGTGCACGGGGACGCCGGACTCCTTGGAGACCTCGGCGAGGACGCGTTCCACCTCTTCGCGCTCGATGCGCAGTTCCTCGACGGCGCCGACCAGCGGCACCATGATCTCCGCCTCGGGGGAGCCCCCGGCCTTCGTGCGCTCCACGACCGCCTCGGCGATCGCCCGCACCTGCATGGCGACCAGTCCCGGGACGACCAGGCCCAGACGCACGCCGCGCAGCCCGAGCATCGGGTTCTCCTCGTGCATGCGGTTGACCGCTTCGAGGAGTTCGGTGTCGTGCGGTTCGGACACGGAGCCCTGCGCCTGCGCGGTGGCGATGCGCACGGCCAGGTCGGTGCGGTCGGGCAGGAACTCGTGCAGGGGCGGGTCGATGAGCCGGATGGTGACCGGCAGACCGTCCATCGCCTCCAGGATGCCGATGAAGTCCTGCCGCTGGAGCGGCAGCAACGCGCCCAGCGCCTGCTCGCGCTCGGTCTCGTCGCGGGCCAGGATCATCGCCTCGACCAGCTTGCGGCGCTCGCCGAGGAACATGTGCTCGGTGCGGCACAGCCCGACGCCCTGCGCGCCGAACCGCCGGGCGCGGGCGGCGTCCTCGGGGGTGTCGGCGTTCGCCCGCACCTCCAGCCGCCGGGCGCCGTCGGCCCGTTCCATGGCGCGGGCCACGGCCTCGACCAGCCCGGCCGGCCTCTCACCCGTCTCGAAGTAGCGCATCACCGCGGAGTCGACCAGCGGGGCGGCGCCCAGGTACACGGCGCCCTCGGAGCCGTCGACGGAGATGACCGTGCCCTCCTCGACGGTGGTGTCGCCCACGGTGAAGCGACGCGCCGCCGTGTCCACGGTGAGTTCCTCGGCGCCGCACACGCACACCGTGCCCATGCCGCGGGCGACCACGGCCGCGTGGCTGGTCTTGCCGCCGCGGCTGGTCAGCACCGCCTGTGCGGCGATCATGCCCGGCAGGTCGTCGGGGGTGGTCTCCTGGCGGACGAGGACGACCTTCTCGCCGGCGGCGGCCCGGCGGACGGCTTCGGCGGAGTCGAACACCGCGGCGCCCACGGCCGCACCCGGAGAGGCCGGGAGACCGTGCGCGAGCGCCTCGCCGACGGCCGAGGTGTCGAACCGGGGGAACATCAACCGGGCGAGACCGTCCCCGCTGACACGGACCAGACCCTCGTCGGAGGTGATCAGGCCCTCGTCGGCCAGCTCGGCGGCGAGGGCGAACGCGGCCTCGGCGGTGCGCTTGCCCACCCGGGTCTGCAGCATCCACAGCCGGCCGCGCTCGATGGTGAACTCGATGTCGCACAGATCCCGGTAGTGGGTCTCCAGCGTCCGCAGGTGGCCGCGCAGCTGCTCGTAGGAGACGGGATCCAGGTCCCCCAGAGCGGTCAGCGGGACGGTGTTGCGGATTCCGGCGACGACGTCCTCGCCCTGGGCGTTCGCCAGATAGTCGCCGTACAGGCCGGGCCGCCCCGTGGCCGGGTCGCGGGTGAAGGCGACGCCGCTGCCGGAGTCGGACCCGAGATTGCCGAAGACCATGGTCTGCACGTTGACCGCGGTGCCCAGGTCCTCGGAGATGTGCTCGCGGCGGCGGTACACCCGGGCGCGTTCGCCCCGCCAGGACTCGAAGACGGCGAGCACCGCCCGGCGCAGCTGCTCGGCCGGGGACTGCGGGAAGTCCTCACCGGTCTCCCGGCGGATCAGGCCCTTGTACGTCGTGACGAGCCCGGCCAGGTCGGCCGCGTTCAGGCCCAGGTCGTTCACCGCGCCCCGGGTTCGCTTGAGGTCGGCCAGGGCGTTCTCGAACAGGGAGCCGTCGACGCCCATGACCGTGCTGCCGAACATCTGGATGAGACGGCGGTAGGAGTCCCAGGCGAAGCGCTCGTTCCCGGAGACCTTCGCCAGGCCGAGGACGGAGTCGTCGTCGAGGCCGATGTCGAGGATCGTCTCCATCATGCCGGGCATGGAGAACCGCGCCCCGGAGCGGACGGACAGCAGCAGCGGGTCGTCGGGCTGACCCAGCCGTCGTCCCGCGGCCTGCTCCAGGGCGGTGAGGTGCTCGGAGATCTCGCGGGCCAGTGTGTCCGGCTCGGTGCCGGTGGCGAGGAAGGCCCGGCAGGCCTCGGTGGTCACGGTGAATCCCGGCGGGACCGGCAGCCCCAGCCGGGTCATCTCGGCCAGGTTCGCGCCCTTGCCGCCGAGCAGGTCGGCCAGGTCACGGCCGCCTTCTGCGAAGTCGTACACGTAACGGACCATGACGTCGGTCTCCTCCGTCGGGCTGCGGGCTGGATACTTCTCCAGCGTCCGACCGCCGGGACCGCGAGGGGCAGGTGCTGTCGGTCCCCTCCACCGGGGCCGGTCGGCCCAGGCGGATCCGTCCCTTCGCCGTGGGCATGCCCGACGGAGTCGGTCGTGGGGTGCGCCGCGCACGAGTCAGCGGTGCAGGCCAGAGCCGCTGCCGGCGGAATTCGGGGCACTGAGGAGCAGTCCTGGGCAGTCGGCCCCATTCGCTACCGCATCCGGCGGCTGAACCATTACGGTGACACATGATCGGACCGGTGGGTGTCCGTGCGTTGAGGGGACCTGGAGGAAGACCGGTGGGAAGCTCCGAGGAGGCCCGCGTACGGCTGCCGCAGCTGAGGCTGGACGAGCTGCTGGAAGAGCTCCAGGCGCGCCTGGACGCGGCCCGCGGCACCCGCGACCGGGTGCACAGCCTGCTGGAGGCCGTGCTGTCGGTCGGCCGGGAGCTGGATCTGGAGCAGGCCCTGCACAGCATCGTGGAGGCCGCCGCGGCCCTGGTCGACGCGGAGTACGCGGCGCTCGGCGTGATCGGCCCGGACGGCAGGCGGCTTTCGGCCTTTCACACCGTCGGGGTCAGCGAGGAGCAGATCGCCCGGATCGGCCCGTATCCGGAGGGCCACGGCATTCTCGGAGAGCTGATCCGCCATCCGGAGCCGCTGCGCCTGGCGAAGATCTCCGAGCATCCGGCCTCGTACGGCTTCCCGGCGCACCACCCGCCGATGAACACCTTCCTCGGCGTCCCGATCCGGGTGCGCGACCAGATCTTCGGCAATCTGTACCTGACGGAGAAGCGGGGCGGCGGCCAGTTCGACGAGGACGACATCTCGGTCACGCTGACGTTGGCCGTGGCGGCCGGAGTCGCGATCGACAACGCCCGGCTGTACGAGGAGTCCCGGCTCCGGGAACGCTGGCTGCGGGCGAACGCGGAGGTCACCCACAGCCTGATGTCCGGCGGTGACAGCACCGACGTGCTCGCTCTGATTGCGGAGCGGGCCGGTGAGATCACCGGATCCGCCCTTGCGGCGGTCGCGCTGCCCATGGGGGACACCGGGTCGCTCGTCGTGGAGATCGCCGTCGGAATGGACGCCGAGGCGCACCGGGGGCTCGTGCTGTCGATGGACCGGAGCCTGATGGGGCTGGCCTTCTCCGGCGAGACCCCGGTCACCACCGAGGACGTCACCCACGACGAGCGCATCTCGCTGGAACCTCCGCGTTTCGGGGGACTCGGCCCCGCTGTGGCCGTGCCCATCGGCACCGGCGAGGCGGGCGCACGGGGCGTGGTCCTGCTGGCGCGGGAAGTCGGCCGGCCGGTGTTCTCGGCGACGGAGGCCGAGACCTTGCAGGCCTTCGCCGCACAGGCCGCCGTCGCGATGGAGCTGGCGGAACGCCGCCAGGACGCCGAGGAGGTCGCGGTGCTCAAGGACCGCGACCGTATCGCACGCGACCTGCACGATCTGGCGATCCAGCGGCTGTTCGCCACCGGTATGACGCTGCAGAGCGCGGGCCGTTTCATCGAGCACGACGAGGCCGCCGAGCGCGTCGTGCGCGCGGTCGACGACCTGGACGAGACCATCAAGATCATCAGGTCGACGATCTTCGGCCTGCGTACCCGCGAGGGCGTGGGGGAGGCCGGCCTGCGGGCCCGCGCCGTGCGGGTGGTCGGGGAGGCCGCGCCGGTCCTCGGGTTCCCCCCCGGCGTCCGCATGGAGGGCCTGCTGGACACCGACGTGCCGAAGGAGATCGCCGACCACGTGGTGGCGGTGCTCTCCGAGGCCCTGACCAACATCGCCCGCCACGCCCGCGCGGACCGGGCCGATGTGCTCCTGGCGACGGACGGGCGGGAGGTACGGCTGTCGGTCACCGACAGCGGCGTGGGGATCCCGGAGGGCGGCCGCCGCAGCGGGCTGCGCAACATGGCGGAACGCGCCGAGCAGTTGGGTGGCAGCCTGGAACTGGGCAAGCCCGAGGGCGGCGGCACCGCGCTGGTGTGGCGGGTGCCGGCACCGAAGCCGTAGGGCCTGCAGACGTCAGCGGCTCGCGGAGTCCAGTGCCGACTGCAGTGACTCGCGGTAGCCGTCGCTGGTGTACGTGGCTCCGGAGACGGTGTCGATGTCGGCGCTCTGGGCCGTGAGGACCTCTCTGGTCAGCTGTGGGACGGCATAGGCGTTGATCTGCTGATCTCTCGGGTTCTCCTGTGGGTACTCGACCGCGGTGACGTCGGTGATCTTCCCGTTCGTCAGCGTGACACGGACCTGGACGGGGCCGTAGCGGGTCTGGACCGAGTCCCCGGTGAGGGTCTGGGTTCCCGTGGCCGCCGATCCGCTCGATCCGCCCGACCCGGTCGTGCCACCCGACGTGCTGGAACTGCTGGACGGCGCGGGCGAGGTCGCCAACCCGGCGACGGACGGTGTCGTGTGCGGCTTCAGCGACAGCAGCAGCACCATCCCGGAGACGGTCGCGGCGCTCGCCAGCACGATGCGGCGCAGCGGGCGGTTCTTCTTCAACGTGTGCAAGACGGCCTCACAGCTCGAAGGACTCGTGGTGGATACGGCTGTCCGGGACCCCGGCGGCGCGCAGCGCCTCGTACAGGTCCCGCGCGAACCCGTGCGGGCCGCACAGGTACACGTCGTGGGCGTCCAGGTCGGGCACGGCCGCACGCAGGGAGCCGGCCGTGAGGTCCGGGCGCTCGCCGTGCGGGCCGTTGAGCGCGTAGAGGACCTTCGCCCCGCGCCACCGGGCGACGGCCTCCAGCTCGCCGCCCAGGGCGAGGTCCTCGGCCGTACGGGCGCGGTAGAGGAGGGTGACATCGCCGGGCAGCGTCTCGAACAGGGCCCGCAGCGGGGTGATGCCGACACCGCCCGCGACCAGCAAGGACTTGTGCGCGGTCCGCCGGTCCGCCGTCAGTGCCCCGTAGGGGCCCTCCGCCCACACGCGGGTGCCCGGCCGCAGCAGGGGGACGGCGGCGCTGTGGTCGCCGAGCGCCTTGACGGTGATGCGCAGCAGGTCCGGGCGCGGCGGCGCCGACAGGGAGTACGGCGTGGAGGTCCAGCGCATGCCCTCGGTGAGGAACCGCCAGCGCAGGAACTGCCCCGGCCGCGCGCCCATCTCCTGCAGCCGCCGGCCGCGGACGACGACGGAGTACACGCCCGGCGCCTCCCTGTGCACGGAGTCGACCCGCAGCCGGTGCCGCAGGTTGAGGCGTACCGGAGCGAGGATGCGGAACCACACGACCAGGGCCGCGACGCCCAGGTACAGCGCGTACCAGGCGGCCTGGGCGGGCGGGCTGCCGATGAAGTCGGACCCCAGGGCGAGCTGGTGGCCGAAGGCGAGGAAGACCGCGGCGTACGTGAGGAGGTGCACGTAGTACCAGAACTCGTGGCTGACCCGACGGCGCACCGCGCGCGCCGAGACGAACCCGACCGCGAACAGGATGACCGTGCCGGCGGTGGCCTTGAGCATCTCCGGATAGTCCAGGACCACGGTGAGTGTCTCGTCCAGGAGCGAGGAGCCGTCCTGAGCGGCGTACCCGAGCAGGATCAGCACGACGTGCGCCACCAGCAGACAGACGGTGTAGCGGCCCGCCATCGCGTGCCACCGCGTCACCCGGTCCGCCCCGATCCGCCGCTCGAGCAGCGGGACGCGGGCCATCAGAGCGACGAGGACGGCGCAGGCGTACCCGCACAGCAGTCCCGCGATCCGCCCGGCCCCCGTCAGCCAGCCCGCGGCACCCACGACCGACCCCGTGTCGTGCCACCACAGGGCGACCACGGCGGCTGCGCCGCCCCACAGGACGGCGAGCACGGGGCCCACGGGGGAACGCCTCGGCGCCGGAGGTGCGGGGGCTACCCTTCGTTGCGCGTACACCGTCGTCATCCGCATGTCCCTTCGACTGTCCGTACGTCCCTTCGGCCGTCCGGGACCACACTGTGCCGCCGCAACCTCTGAGCCCGCTCTCAGCGCGCGGTGGGGCGGATCGGTCCCGCCGCAGGTGGGAAGGGTCGCCCGGGCGAGCAGAGCGGGGCGGCGGCACGGCGCACTCAGAGCGGACTCAGAGCGAACTCAGAGGTGGAGGAGGCAGCCCGGGACGCGGAGAGACCGCATCCTGGTAACTGAGATGAACACTCCCCGACCCCGCGGCTCCGGCCGCCCCGCTCTGACCCGGACCGACGGCGCCCCGCTCCGGGTCCTCGTCGTCGACGACGACCCCGACCTCGCGGAGGTCCTCTCCGGCGCCCTGCGCTACGAGGGCTGGGAGGTGCGCACGGCGGGCGACGGCGTCTCGGCCGTCGCCGAGGCAGGTGAGCTGCTGCCCGACGCCGTCGTCCTCGACGTCATGCTCCCGGACACCGACGGCTTCGCCGTGCTGCGCTCGCTGCACGCCGTGCGCCCCGACGTGTGCGTGCTCTTCCTGACCGCACGGGACGCCGTCGAGGACCGCATCGCGGGCATCACGGCGGGCGGCGACGACTATGTGACGAAACCGTTCAGCCTGGAGGAGGTCGTCGCCCGTCTGCGCGGACTGCTGCGCCGGGCCGGTATGGCCCGGCAGGCGGAGGACGGGCCGCGGCTGACCGTCGGCGACCTGGTCATGGACGAGGAGGCCCGCGAGGTCACCCGCGGTGGCGAACTGATCGAGCTGTCCCCGACCGAGTTCGAACTCCTGCGTTTCCTCATGCGCAACCCGCGACGCGTGCTCAGCAAGGCGCAGATCCTCGACCGCGTGTGGTCCTACGACTTCGGCGGGCAGGCCCACGTCGTCGAGCTCTACATCTCCTACCTGCGCAAGAAGGTGGACGCGGGCCGCCCGCCCATGATCCACACGGTGCGGGGCTCCGGATACGTGCTCAAGCCGGTGGCCCGGTGAGGGCGGGGCTGCGGCAGCGCCTCGCGCGCCATCCGCTCCGGCGCGGGGCGAGGCGGTGGACGGCGCGCCTGCCCCGGCCGCACAC
Coding sequences within it:
- a CDS encoding CBS domain-containing protein, which codes for MARIVGEVMTREVVEAHRETSFKDVVRLLDRHGISGLPVVDEDDKVVGVISETDLIRRQAARSADGPPRRRRMLPLGRSARRAEGRATTAAELMSSPAVTVHPEQRIADAARVMERHGVERLPVVDEEDRLIGIATRRDLLRVFLRTDDEIRQEVRDEVVTRALGLPAHSVGVSVRDGMVTLEGSVEERDAVPQAIRLTYRVDGVVGVVNRLNLRFDAGPVSPTKGPSGPGREGR
- a CDS encoding FMN-binding protein, encoding MHTLKKNRPLRRIVLASAATVSGMVLLLSLKPHTTPSVAGLATSPAPSSSSSTSGGTTGSGGSSGSAATGTQTLTGDSVQTRYGPVQVRVTLTNGKITDVTAVEYPQENPRDQQINAYAVPQLTREVLTAQSADIDTVSGATYTSDGYRESLQSALDSASR
- a CDS encoding ferredoxin reductase family protein, coding for MTTVYAQRRVAPAPPAPRRSPVGPVLAVLWGGAAAVVALWWHDTGSVVGAAGWLTGAGRIAGLLCGYACAVLVALMARVPLLERRIGADRVTRWHAMAGRYTVCLLVAHVVLILLGYAAQDGSSLLDETLTVVLDYPEMLKATAGTVILFAVGFVSARAVRRRVSHEFWYYVHLLTYAAVFLAFGHQLALGSDFIGSPPAQAAWYALYLGVAALVVWFRILAPVRLNLRHRLRVDSVHREAPGVYSVVVRGRRLQEMGARPGQFLRWRFLTEGMRWTSTPYSLSAPPRPDLLRITVKALGDHSAAVPLLRPGTRVWAEGPYGALTADRRTAHKSLLVAGGVGITPLRALFETLPGDVTLLYRARTAEDLALGGELEAVARWRGAKVLYALNGPHGERPDLTAGSLRAAVPDLDAHDVYLCGPHGFARDLYEALRAAGVPDSRIHHESFEL
- a CDS encoding response regulator transcription factor — encoded protein: MNTPRPRGSGRPALTRTDGAPLRVLVVDDDPDLAEVLSGALRYEGWEVRTAGDGVSAVAEAGELLPDAVVLDVMLPDTDGFAVLRSLHAVRPDVCVLFLTARDAVEDRIAGITAGGDDYVTKPFSLEEVVARLRGLLRRAGMARQAEDGPRLTVGDLVMDEEAREVTRGGELIELSPTEFELLRFLMRNPRRVLSKAQILDRVWSYDFGGQAHVVELYISYLRKKVDAGRPPMIHTVRGSGYVLKPVAR
- the adhE gene encoding bifunctional acetaldehyde-CoA/alcohol dehydrogenase, which produces MTRHDEPSATTGPTAAPSDIAIAVDHLVTNGLKALADYEALDQEQVDHIVKKASVAALDQHTELARLAVEETGRGVFEDKAAKNMFACEYVTHSMGPMKTVGVIARDDIDDMIEVAEPVGVVCAITPVTNPTSTTVFKALMALKTRNPVVFAFHPSAQRCSAQAARIVRDAAVAAGAPEHCVQWIETPSVEATGALMRHPGVSLILATGGNAMVKAAYSAGKPALGVGAGNVPAYVHRSADVRRAVNDLVLSKSFDNGMICASEQAVILDEEVYDAVLTEFRTLHAHLATAEEKAKLETFLFPVGAAGAGCEPKVNAAAVGQSPAWIAEQAGFSVPQDTSIILVEADRVGPDEPLTREKLCPVLAVLRAGSEQQGFDLAADMVAFHGQGHSAVIHTEDMELAEAYGRRIKTVRIIVNAPSSQGAIGGIYNSLLPSLTLGCGSWGSTSVSNNVSAAQLLNVKRVSVRRNNLQWFKVPPKIYFEPQAIRYLASMPDIHRVTVVTDATMTRLGLVDRVERVLRRRREPVTIQVIDNVEPEPSIDSVRRGARLMGDFRPDTIIALGGGSPMDAAKVMWLLYEQQAEGKDVDFADMRHKFSDIRKRAFRFPVLGKLARLVCIPTTSGTGAEVTPFAVISDPATGKKYPLADYALTPSVAIVDPLLTTELPRSLAADSGFDALTHAIEAYVSVYANDFTDGLALHAIRLIFENIEGAVNDRAARPQAREKMHNAGTIAGMAFGNAFLGIVHAMSHTLGATFHIAHGRTNAVLLPHVIRYNGTVPTKLTGWPKYEHYRAPERFQDIARALGLPAATPAEGVESLASAVERLRDAVGIEPTFQALGVDERAFLDALPQQALNAYEDQCAPANPRMPMLDDMRELMRTAYYGRTQDRPEAERAERP
- the ppdK gene encoding pyruvate, phosphate dikinase: MVRYVYDFAEGGRDLADLLGGKGANLAEMTRLGLPVPPGFTVTTEACRAFLATGTEPDTLAREISEHLTALEQAAGRRLGQPDDPLLLSVRSGARFSMPGMMETILDIGLDDDSVLGLAKVSGNERFAWDSYRRLIQMFGSTVMGVDGSLFENALADLKRTRGAVNDLGLNAADLAGLVTTYKGLIRRETGEDFPQSPAEQLRRAVLAVFESWRGERARVYRRREHISEDLGTAVNVQTMVFGNLGSDSGSGVAFTRDPATGRPGLYGDYLANAQGEDVVAGIRNTVPLTALGDLDPVSYEQLRGHLRTLETHYRDLCDIEFTIERGRLWMLQTRVGKRTAEAAFALAAELADEGLITSDEGLVRVSGDGLARLMFPRFDTSAVGEALAHGLPASPGAAVGAAVFDSAEAVRRAAAGEKVVLVRQETTPDDLPGMIAAQAVLTSRGGKTSHAAVVARGMGTVCVCGAEELTVDTAARRFTVGDTTVEEGTVISVDGSEGAVYLGAAPLVDSAVMRYFETGERPAGLVEAVARAMERADGARRLEVRANADTPEDAARARRFGAQGVGLCRTEHMFLGERRKLVEAMILARDETEREQALGALLPLQRQDFIGILEAMDGLPVTIRLIDPPLHEFLPDRTDLAVRIATAQAQGSVSEPHDTELLEAVNRMHEENPMLGLRGVRLGLVVPGLVAMQVRAIAEAVVERTKAGGSPEAEIMVPLVGAVEELRIEREEVERVLAEVSKESGVPVHCPVGTMIELPRAALTAGRIAEEAEFFSFGTNDLTQTTWGFSRDDVEAAFFSAYLDRGIFATSPFETLDRDGVGRLVRIAVDEGRAARPDLKIGVCGEHGGDPDSVHFFHSAGLDYVSCSPFRVPVARLEAGRAALSTTETSDSR
- a CDS encoding GAF domain-containing sensor histidine kinase; the encoded protein is MGSSEEARVRLPQLRLDELLEELQARLDAARGTRDRVHSLLEAVLSVGRELDLEQALHSIVEAAAALVDAEYAALGVIGPDGRRLSAFHTVGVSEEQIARIGPYPEGHGILGELIRHPEPLRLAKISEHPASYGFPAHHPPMNTFLGVPIRVRDQIFGNLYLTEKRGGGQFDEDDISVTLTLAVAAGVAIDNARLYEESRLRERWLRANAEVTHSLMSGGDSTDVLALIAERAGEITGSALAAVALPMGDTGSLVVEIAVGMDAEAHRGLVLSMDRSLMGLAFSGETPVTTEDVTHDERISLEPPRFGGLGPAVAVPIGTGEAGARGVVLLAREVGRPVFSATEAETLQAFAAQAAVAMELAERRQDAEEVAVLKDRDRIARDLHDLAIQRLFATGMTLQSAGRFIEHDEAAERVVRAVDDLDETIKIIRSTIFGLRTREGVGEAGLRARAVRVVGEAAPVLGFPPGVRMEGLLDTDVPKEIADHVVAVLSEALTNIARHARADRADVLLATDGREVRLSVTDSGVGIPEGGRRSGLRNMAERAEQLGGSLELGKPEGGGTALVWRVPAPKP